From a single Borrelia coriaceae genomic region:
- a CDS encoding plasmid maintenance protein, whose protein sequence is MKILSKSHNKKQKKNFNNHQHKLIVLISTLNYMNLTLKKYTQSNILYYFNNNMKRNGQKIIKIKTLQSYLYKLEKELQVTINYYKHLGKNYGTEIYYQLRYPKNKCYHKINSYFKRKREKKFNERVYKYLCLKNINVEKWECINNINNINNIKSQKGENHNQKKSNKQLDKTNKYCNKSQNTMAKTTNKKENSKKEIRNNIFSILLEQLKQKTETKILAPLIKNYLDNTKNLNYTKIINNQYYYDLLKILEKA, encoded by the coding sequence TTGAAAATTTTATCAAAATCTCATAATAAAAAACAAAAAAAAAATTTCAATAATCATCAACATAAGTTAATAGTGTTAATATCTACACTAAATTATATGAATTTAACCTTAAAAAAATATACACAAAGTAATATACTTTACTACTTTAATAACAATATGAAACGAAATGGTCAAAAAATCATAAAAATTAAAACATTGCAGAGCTATTTATACAAATTAGAAAAAGAACTGCAGGTAACAATCAATTACTATAAACATCTAGGAAAAAATTATGGAACAGAAATTTATTATCAACTTAGATATCCTAAAAATAAATGCTATCACAAAATCAATTCATACTTTAAAAGAAAAAGAGAAAAAAAATTTAATGAAAGAGTTTACAAATATCTATGTTTAAAAAATATCAATGTAGAAAAATGGGAGTGTATAAATAATATAAATAATATAAATAATATAAAATCACAAAAAGGAGAAAACCACAATCAAAAAAAATCCAATAAACAATTAGACAAAACAAACAAATATTGTAATAAAAGCCAAAACACAATGGCAAAAACAACAAACAAAAAGGAAAACTCCAAAAAAGAAATTAGAAACAATATATTTAGCATATTACTTGAACAACTGAAACAAAAAACAGAAACTAAAATCTTAGCACCATTAATAAAAAACTACCTAGACAACACAAAAAATCTTAATTACAC